One Mycobacterium kubicae genomic window carries:
- a CDS encoding DUF1707 SHOCT-like domain-containing protein, which produces MAKWSGSATARGASPSTRAKDRDRQDACRLLDNALNDGEISSEEHRERVSTATRAVTLGELQDLVSDLQHSENTADQAPALKPRPKRNGFGVTVASFAVTVLLGIGIGWGLYGNTNSPLDFTSDPGAKPDGVAAVVLTPPKQLHSLGGLTGLLEQMRKRFGDTMGYRLVVYPDYASLDRQDPTNERRVLDYSYRGGWGDPSSNAKSGTDTVVVDLGKFDVKTVVGIMRGAPETVGIKPSDVKSSYLIVEPATDPTAPGSLSLTVYVSSDYGSGYIQLAGDGTIKRVNYPS; this is translated from the coding sequence GTGGCGAAATGGTCGGGCTCAGCAACGGCTCGCGGAGCATCACCGTCGACTCGCGCGAAGGACCGCGACCGCCAGGACGCATGCCGGCTGCTCGACAACGCGCTCAACGACGGCGAGATCTCCTCCGAGGAACACCGGGAACGCGTCAGCACCGCGACCAGAGCCGTCACGCTGGGCGAGCTGCAGGACCTGGTGTCGGACCTGCAGCACTCGGAGAACACCGCCGACCAGGCACCTGCCCTCAAACCGCGGCCCAAACGCAACGGGTTCGGGGTGACGGTCGCGTCGTTCGCCGTGACGGTACTGCTGGGCATCGGCATCGGCTGGGGTTTGTACGGCAACACCAATTCGCCGCTGGACTTCACCTCCGATCCGGGAGCCAAGCCCGACGGTGTGGCGGCTGTCGTGCTGACCCCGCCCAAGCAGCTGCATTCCCTCGGTGGGCTGACCGGGCTCTTGGAACAGATGCGCAAACGGTTCGGCGACACCATGGGCTACCGGCTGGTCGTTTACCCCGACTATGCGTCGCTGGATCGGCAGGATCCCACCAACGAGCGTCGGGTTCTCGACTACAGCTATCGCGGCGGCTGGGGCGATCCGAGCAGCAACGCCAAGAGCGGCACCGACACCGTCGTCGTCGACTTGGGCAAGTTCGACGTCAAAACGGTCGTGGGCATCATGCGGGGCGCTCCGGAAACGGTGGGCATCAAGCCCTCGGACGTCAAATCGAGCTATCTGATCGTCGAACCGGCCACCGACCCGACAGCGCCGGGTTCGTTGTCGCTGACCGTCTATGTGTCCAGTGACTACGGCAGCGGCTACATCCAGCTCGCCGGCGACGGCACCATCAAACGGGTCAACTATCCGTCCTGA
- a CDS encoding PadR family transcriptional regulator yields the protein MLELAILGLLIESPMHGYELRKRLTGLLGAFRAFSYGSLYPALRRMQNEGLIAEDAAPAGTPVRRARRVYQLTDEGRRRFGELVADTGPHNYTDDGFGVHLAFFNRTPAEARMRILEGRRRQVEERREGLREAVARASNSFDRYTRQLHQLGLESSEREVKWLNELIAAERAEQI from the coding sequence GTGCTTGAGCTCGCCATCCTGGGGCTTCTCATCGAATCGCCCATGCACGGCTACGAGTTGCGGAAGCGGCTGACTGGCTTGCTCGGAGCGTTCCGGGCGTTTTCGTACGGTTCGTTGTATCCAGCACTGCGCCGCATGCAGAACGAAGGCTTGATCGCCGAGGATGCCGCCCCTGCCGGAACCCCCGTCCGGCGCGCCCGGCGGGTCTACCAACTGACCGACGAGGGCCGCCGGCGCTTCGGTGAGTTGGTGGCCGACACCGGGCCGCACAACTACACCGACGACGGTTTCGGAGTGCACCTCGCGTTTTTCAACCGCACTCCGGCCGAGGCACGGATGCGCATCCTCGAGGGCCGGCGCCGCCAGGTCGAGGAGCGTCGGGAAGGTCTGCGTGAAGCCGTGGCGCGGGCCAGCAATTCGTTCGACCGCTACACCCGCCAACTGCATCAGCTGGGGCTGGAATCCAGCGAGCGGGAGGTCAAGTGGCTCAACGAGCTCATCGCCGCCGAACGTGCCGAACAGATCTGA